From Glycine max cultivar Williams 82 chromosome 11, Glycine_max_v4.0, whole genome shotgun sequence, the proteins below share one genomic window:
- the LOC100775448 gene encoding protein-tyrosine-phosphatase MKP1 isoform X2 has product MLGEAGKKDKAPPGGVAWKTYSRSVSWTDRSPNSRKPPTNSKTRPLLPPLQPLSINKRNVEEWPSAGSDDLGVWPLPQTPRGSSTSSSQQQPTKDFLFKRDKLAFFDKECSRIAEHIYLGSDTVAKNHELLRQNGITHVLNCVGFVCPEYFKGDFVYKTLWLQDSPTEDITSILYDVFDYFEDVREQGGRVLVHCCQGVSRSTALVIAYLMWREGQSFEDAFQFVKTARAVTNPNMGFACQLLQCQKRVHAMPASPNSVLKMYRMAPHSPYDPLHLVPKMVNQPGSQALDSRGAFIVHVPSAIYVWNGKHCDSVMSCNARSAAFQVIRYEGAKGPILTIHEGEEPPGFWIALSIEQRISGDSEKEVVIMEEPSEGMESAVEPVDSGMTTGPRKIDAYDLDFEIFHKALAGGVVPPFSLSDPGSETCLPAREQGWARLRRKFASGLLTSPKFICDADSTPCNDHQPSVSEEAAYEPLSPSSIPPCGSPDSFECYPNREKGSPEAMDFSVHGVASSLPLSPTGTSNPFPCFISCIPKFNSKSPTLSPSSSDYASSFTFSPSSTNWSDLSLVSSRQPSPSGLESAEPFYVKDASFSENSTLLHKDVSSPLEEFSANHTFGGANSNLQLKGSFLSIAERRGNHPPPLMLLPSASESSHVPKNNVVLNRRVRLMTKRIVVQSYVIKWLSLT; this is encoded by the exons atgtTAGGGGAAGCGGGtaagaaggacaaagcccccccCGGTGGTGTTGCATGGAAAACTTATTCTCGTTCTGTTTCATGGACTGATAGGTCTCCCAATAGCCGCAAGCCACCGACAAACAGCAAAACAAGACCACTTTTGCCACCCCTTCAGCCTCTCTCAATCAACAAACGCAACGTGGAGGAATGGCCTAGTGCTGGATCTGATGATCTTGGAGTTTGGCCACTTCCTCAGACTCCAAGAGGCTCCTCAACCTCCTCAAGTCAACAACAACCCACCAAGGATTTTCTCTTCAAGAGGGACAAATTGGCCTTCTTTGACAAAGAGTGTTCCAGAATTGCCGAGCACATATACTTGGGGAGTGACACGGTAGCCAAGAACCACGAACTCCTCAGGCAGAATGGAATCACTCACGTTCTCAACTGTGTTGGCTTTGTTTGTCCTGAGTATTTCAAAGGTGATTTTGTGTACAAGACACTTTGGTTGCAGGACAGCCCCACTGAGGACATCACAAGTATTCTCTATGATGTGTTTGATTACTTTGAGGATGTTAGAGAGCAAGGTGGGCGTGTCCTTGTCCATTGTTGTCAAGGGGTTTCTCGATCAACGGCTTTGGTGATTGCTTACCTCATGTGGAGGGAAGGGCAGAGCTTTGAAGATGCTTTTCAGTTTGTGAAGACTGCAAGGGCTGTCACAAACCCGAACATGGGTTTTGCTTGTCAACTTTTGCAGTGTCAGAAAAGGGTTCATGCTATGCCTGCAAGTCCAAATTCTGTTCTCAAGATGTATCGTATGGCTCCTCACTCCCCCTATGACCCTCTTCATCTTGTCCCCAAGATGGTTAACCAGCCAGGTTCACAAGCTCTTGATTCTCGTGGGGCATTCATTGTCCATGTTCCTTCTGCTATCTATGTTTGGAATGGGAAACATTGTGACTCTGTGATGTCATGCAATGCAAGGAGTGCAGCCTTTCAGGTGATCCGTTATGAGGGGGCAAAAGGTCCTATTTTGACAATCCACGAAGGTGAAGAACCACCCGGGTTTTGGATTGCTCTTTCTATTGAGCAACGAATATCAGGTGATTCTGAAAAAGAAGTGgtgatcatggaggagccctctgaaggcatgGAGAGTGCTGTTGAACCGGTTGATTCTGGGATGACTACTGGTCCAAGAAAAATTGATGCATATGATTTGGATTTTGAGATTTTCCACAAGGCACTTGCTGGTGGGGTtgttccacctttttccttgtCTGATCCAGGATCAGAAACTTGTCTTCCTGCTAGAGAACAAGGTTGGGCAAGACTGAGGAGGAAGTTTGCTAGTGGATTGCTCACATCCCCCAAATTCATCTGTGATGCTGATTCAACCCCATGCAATGATCATCAACCTAGTGTATCTGAGGAAGCTGCATATGAGCCTTTGTCACCATCATCAATTCCTCCGTGTGGTTCACCGGATTCCTTTGAATGCTATCCAAATAGGGAAAAAGGTAGTCCTGAAGCCATGGACTTCTCTGTTCATGGTGTTGCTTCATCATTGCCACTGTCTCCTACCGGCACATCAAATCCTTTTCCTTGCTTCATAAGCTGCATTCCAAAATTCAATTCCAAGTCACCAACACTCTCACCTTCAAGTTCTGATTACGCCAGTTCATTTACTTTTTCGCCTTCCTCTACCAACTGGTCCGACTTGTCCTTGGTGTCTTCTCGGCAGCCATCACCATCTGGCCTTGAATCGGCTGAACCCTTTTATGTTAAAGACGCGTCTTTCTCAGAAAATTCCACTTTACTTCACAAAGATGTCTCTTCACCCTTGGAAGAATTTTCAGCTAATCACACATTTGGAGGGGCGAACTCCAATTTGCAGTTGAAAGGTTCTTTCCTCTCCATCGCCGAGCGCAGAGGGAATCATCCACCGCCTCTGATGTTGCTACCCTCAGCCAGTGAATCCTCTCATGTCCCCAAGAACAACGTG GTGTTGAACCGCAGAGTGAGATTAATGACAAAGAGGATCGTGGTACAGAGTTATGTAATAAAATGGCTGAGCTTGACATAG
- the LOC100775448 gene encoding protein-tyrosine-phosphatase MKP1 isoform X4: protein MLGEAGKKDKAPPGGVAWKTYSRSVSWTDRSPNSRKPPTNSKTRPLLPPLQPLSINKRNVEEWPSAGSDDLGVWPLPQTPRGSSTSSSQQQPTKDFLFKRDKLAFFDKECSRIAEHIYLGSDTVAKNHELLRQNGITHVLNCVGFVCPEYFKGDFVYKTLWLQDSPTEDITSILYDVFDYFEDVREQGGRVLVHCCQGVSRSTALVIAYLMWREGQSFEDAFQFVKTARAVTNPNMGFACQLLQCQKRVHAMPASPNSVLKMYRMAPHSPYDPLHLVPKMVNQPGSQALDSRGAFIVHVPSAIYVWNGKHCDSVMSCNARSAAFQVIRYEGAKGPILTIHEGEEPPGFWIALSIEQRISGDSEKEVVIMEEPSEGMESAVEPVDSGMTTGPRKIDAYDLDFEIFHKALAGGVVPPFSLSDPGSETCLPAREQGWARLRRKFASGLLTSPKFICDADSTPCNDHQPSVSEEAAYEPLSPSSIPPCGSPDSFECYPNREKGSPEAMDFSVHGVASSLPLSPTGTSNPFPCFISCIPKFNSKSPTLSPSSSDYASSFTFSPSSTNWSDLSLVSSRQPSPSGLESAEPFYVKDASFSENSTLLHKDVSSPLEEFSANHTFGGANSNLQLKGSFLSIAERRGNHPPPLMLLPSASESSHVPKNNVFRC from the exons atgtTAGGGGAAGCGGGtaagaaggacaaagcccccccCGGTGGTGTTGCATGGAAAACTTATTCTCGTTCTGTTTCATGGACTGATAGGTCTCCCAATAGCCGCAAGCCACCGACAAACAGCAAAACAAGACCACTTTTGCCACCCCTTCAGCCTCTCTCAATCAACAAACGCAACGTGGAGGAATGGCCTAGTGCTGGATCTGATGATCTTGGAGTTTGGCCACTTCCTCAGACTCCAAGAGGCTCCTCAACCTCCTCAAGTCAACAACAACCCACCAAGGATTTTCTCTTCAAGAGGGACAAATTGGCCTTCTTTGACAAAGAGTGTTCCAGAATTGCCGAGCACATATACTTGGGGAGTGACACGGTAGCCAAGAACCACGAACTCCTCAGGCAGAATGGAATCACTCACGTTCTCAACTGTGTTGGCTTTGTTTGTCCTGAGTATTTCAAAGGTGATTTTGTGTACAAGACACTTTGGTTGCAGGACAGCCCCACTGAGGACATCACAAGTATTCTCTATGATGTGTTTGATTACTTTGAGGATGTTAGAGAGCAAGGTGGGCGTGTCCTTGTCCATTGTTGTCAAGGGGTTTCTCGATCAACGGCTTTGGTGATTGCTTACCTCATGTGGAGGGAAGGGCAGAGCTTTGAAGATGCTTTTCAGTTTGTGAAGACTGCAAGGGCTGTCACAAACCCGAACATGGGTTTTGCTTGTCAACTTTTGCAGTGTCAGAAAAGGGTTCATGCTATGCCTGCAAGTCCAAATTCTGTTCTCAAGATGTATCGTATGGCTCCTCACTCCCCCTATGACCCTCTTCATCTTGTCCCCAAGATGGTTAACCAGCCAGGTTCACAAGCTCTTGATTCTCGTGGGGCATTCATTGTCCATGTTCCTTCTGCTATCTATGTTTGGAATGGGAAACATTGTGACTCTGTGATGTCATGCAATGCAAGGAGTGCAGCCTTTCAGGTGATCCGTTATGAGGGGGCAAAAGGTCCTATTTTGACAATCCACGAAGGTGAAGAACCACCCGGGTTTTGGATTGCTCTTTCTATTGAGCAACGAATATCAGGTGATTCTGAAAAAGAAGTGgtgatcatggaggagccctctgaaggcatgGAGAGTGCTGTTGAACCGGTTGATTCTGGGATGACTACTGGTCCAAGAAAAATTGATGCATATGATTTGGATTTTGAGATTTTCCACAAGGCACTTGCTGGTGGGGTtgttccacctttttccttgtCTGATCCAGGATCAGAAACTTGTCTTCCTGCTAGAGAACAAGGTTGGGCAAGACTGAGGAGGAAGTTTGCTAGTGGATTGCTCACATCCCCCAAATTCATCTGTGATGCTGATTCAACCCCATGCAATGATCATCAACCTAGTGTATCTGAGGAAGCTGCATATGAGCCTTTGTCACCATCATCAATTCCTCCGTGTGGTTCACCGGATTCCTTTGAATGCTATCCAAATAGGGAAAAAGGTAGTCCTGAAGCCATGGACTTCTCTGTTCATGGTGTTGCTTCATCATTGCCACTGTCTCCTACCGGCACATCAAATCCTTTTCCTTGCTTCATAAGCTGCATTCCAAAATTCAATTCCAAGTCACCAACACTCTCACCTTCAAGTTCTGATTACGCCAGTTCATTTACTTTTTCGCCTTCCTCTACCAACTGGTCCGACTTGTCCTTGGTGTCTTCTCGGCAGCCATCACCATCTGGCCTTGAATCGGCTGAACCCTTTTATGTTAAAGACGCGTCTTTCTCAGAAAATTCCACTTTACTTCACAAAGATGTCTCTTCACCCTTGGAAGAATTTTCAGCTAATCACACATTTGGAGGGGCGAACTCCAATTTGCAGTTGAAAGGTTCTTTCCTCTCCATCGCCGAGCGCAGAGGGAATCATCCACCGCCTCTGATGTTGCTACCCTCAGCCAGTGAATCCTCTCATGTCCCCAAGAACAACGTG TTCAGGTGTTGA
- the LOC100775448 gene encoding protein-tyrosine-phosphatase MKP1 isoform X3 has protein sequence MLGEAGKKDKAPPGGVAWKTYSRSVSWTDRSPNSRKPPTNSKTRPLLPPLQPLSINKRNVEEWPSAGSDDLGVWPLPQTPRGSSTSSSQQQPTKDFLFKRDKLAFFDKECSRIAEHIYLGSDTVAKNHELLRQNGITHVLNCVGFVCPEYFKGDFVYKTLWLQDSPTEDITSILYDVFDYFEDVREQGGRVLVHCCQGVSRSTALVIAYLMWREGQSFEDAFQFVKTARAVTNPNMGFACQLLQCQKRVHAMPASPNSVLKMYRMAPHSPYDPLHLVPKMVNQPGSQALDSRGAFIVHVPSAIYVWNGKHCDSVMSCNARSAAFQVIRYEGAKGPILTIHEGEEPPGFWIALSIEQRISGDSEKEVVIMEEPSEGMESAVEPVDSGMTTGPRKIDAYDLDFEIFHKALAGGVVPPFSLSDPGSETCLPAREQGWARLRRKFASGLLTSPKFICDADSTPCNDHQPSVSEEAAYEPLSPSSIPPCGSPDSFECYPNREKGSPEAMDFSVHGVASSLPLSPTGTSNPFPCFISCIPKFNSKSPTLSPSSSDYASSFTFSPSSTNWSDLSLVSSRQPSPSGLESAEPFYVKDASFSENSTLLHKDVSSPLEEFSANHTFGGANSNLQLKGSFLSIAERRGNHPPPLMLLPSASESSHVPKNNVEDCN, from the exons atgtTAGGGGAAGCGGGtaagaaggacaaagcccccccCGGTGGTGTTGCATGGAAAACTTATTCTCGTTCTGTTTCATGGACTGATAGGTCTCCCAATAGCCGCAAGCCACCGACAAACAGCAAAACAAGACCACTTTTGCCACCCCTTCAGCCTCTCTCAATCAACAAACGCAACGTGGAGGAATGGCCTAGTGCTGGATCTGATGATCTTGGAGTTTGGCCACTTCCTCAGACTCCAAGAGGCTCCTCAACCTCCTCAAGTCAACAACAACCCACCAAGGATTTTCTCTTCAAGAGGGACAAATTGGCCTTCTTTGACAAAGAGTGTTCCAGAATTGCCGAGCACATATACTTGGGGAGTGACACGGTAGCCAAGAACCACGAACTCCTCAGGCAGAATGGAATCACTCACGTTCTCAACTGTGTTGGCTTTGTTTGTCCTGAGTATTTCAAAGGTGATTTTGTGTACAAGACACTTTGGTTGCAGGACAGCCCCACTGAGGACATCACAAGTATTCTCTATGATGTGTTTGATTACTTTGAGGATGTTAGAGAGCAAGGTGGGCGTGTCCTTGTCCATTGTTGTCAAGGGGTTTCTCGATCAACGGCTTTGGTGATTGCTTACCTCATGTGGAGGGAAGGGCAGAGCTTTGAAGATGCTTTTCAGTTTGTGAAGACTGCAAGGGCTGTCACAAACCCGAACATGGGTTTTGCTTGTCAACTTTTGCAGTGTCAGAAAAGGGTTCATGCTATGCCTGCAAGTCCAAATTCTGTTCTCAAGATGTATCGTATGGCTCCTCACTCCCCCTATGACCCTCTTCATCTTGTCCCCAAGATGGTTAACCAGCCAGGTTCACAAGCTCTTGATTCTCGTGGGGCATTCATTGTCCATGTTCCTTCTGCTATCTATGTTTGGAATGGGAAACATTGTGACTCTGTGATGTCATGCAATGCAAGGAGTGCAGCCTTTCAGGTGATCCGTTATGAGGGGGCAAAAGGTCCTATTTTGACAATCCACGAAGGTGAAGAACCACCCGGGTTTTGGATTGCTCTTTCTATTGAGCAACGAATATCAGGTGATTCTGAAAAAGAAGTGgtgatcatggaggagccctctgaaggcatgGAGAGTGCTGTTGAACCGGTTGATTCTGGGATGACTACTGGTCCAAGAAAAATTGATGCATATGATTTGGATTTTGAGATTTTCCACAAGGCACTTGCTGGTGGGGTtgttccacctttttccttgtCTGATCCAGGATCAGAAACTTGTCTTCCTGCTAGAGAACAAGGTTGGGCAAGACTGAGGAGGAAGTTTGCTAGTGGATTGCTCACATCCCCCAAATTCATCTGTGATGCTGATTCAACCCCATGCAATGATCATCAACCTAGTGTATCTGAGGAAGCTGCATATGAGCCTTTGTCACCATCATCAATTCCTCCGTGTGGTTCACCGGATTCCTTTGAATGCTATCCAAATAGGGAAAAAGGTAGTCCTGAAGCCATGGACTTCTCTGTTCATGGTGTTGCTTCATCATTGCCACTGTCTCCTACCGGCACATCAAATCCTTTTCCTTGCTTCATAAGCTGCATTCCAAAATTCAATTCCAAGTCACCAACACTCTCACCTTCAAGTTCTGATTACGCCAGTTCATTTACTTTTTCGCCTTCCTCTACCAACTGGTCCGACTTGTCCTTGGTGTCTTCTCGGCAGCCATCACCATCTGGCCTTGAATCGGCTGAACCCTTTTATGTTAAAGACGCGTCTTTCTCAGAAAATTCCACTTTACTTCACAAAGATGTCTCTTCACCCTTGGAAGAATTTTCAGCTAATCACACATTTGGAGGGGCGAACTCCAATTTGCAGTTGAAAGGTTCTTTCCTCTCCATCGCCGAGCGCAGAGGGAATCATCCACCGCCTCTGATGTTGCTACCCTCAGCCAGTGAATCCTCTCATGTCCCCAAGAACAACGTG GAGGACTGCAACTAA
- the LOC100775448 gene encoding protein-tyrosine-phosphatase MKP1 isoform X1: MLGEAGKKDKAPPGGVAWKTYSRSVSWTDRSPNSRKPPTNSKTRPLLPPLQPLSINKRNVEEWPSAGSDDLGVWPLPQTPRGSSTSSSQQQPTKDFLFKRDKLAFFDKECSRIAEHIYLGSDTVAKNHELLRQNGITHVLNCVGFVCPEYFKGDFVYKTLWLQDSPTEDITSILYDVFDYFEDVREQGGRVLVHCCQGVSRSTALVIAYLMWREGQSFEDAFQFVKTARAVTNPNMGFACQLLQCQKRVHAMPASPNSVLKMYRMAPHSPYDPLHLVPKMVNQPGSQALDSRGAFIVHVPSAIYVWNGKHCDSVMSCNARSAAFQVIRYEGAKGPILTIHEGEEPPGFWIALSIEQRISGDSEKEVVIMEEPSEGMESAVEPVDSGMTTGPRKIDAYDLDFEIFHKALAGGVVPPFSLSDPGSETCLPAREQGWARLRRKFASGLLTSPKFICDADSTPCNDHQPSVSEEAAYEPLSPSSIPPCGSPDSFECYPNREKGSPEAMDFSVHGVASSLPLSPTGTSNPFPCFISCIPKFNSKSPTLSPSSSDYASSFTFSPSSTNWSDLSLVSSRQPSPSGLESAEPFYVKDASFSENSTLLHKDVSSPLEEFSANHTFGGANSNLQLKGSFLSIAERRGNHPPPLMLLPSASESSHVPKNNVVRSLSFSLPELDDNVVKDDDTCKQSDRENKGKWLISDDYIISSGVEPQSEINDKEDRGTELCNKMAELDIEEKGNGMS; encoded by the coding sequence atgtTAGGGGAAGCGGGtaagaaggacaaagcccccccCGGTGGTGTTGCATGGAAAACTTATTCTCGTTCTGTTTCATGGACTGATAGGTCTCCCAATAGCCGCAAGCCACCGACAAACAGCAAAACAAGACCACTTTTGCCACCCCTTCAGCCTCTCTCAATCAACAAACGCAACGTGGAGGAATGGCCTAGTGCTGGATCTGATGATCTTGGAGTTTGGCCACTTCCTCAGACTCCAAGAGGCTCCTCAACCTCCTCAAGTCAACAACAACCCACCAAGGATTTTCTCTTCAAGAGGGACAAATTGGCCTTCTTTGACAAAGAGTGTTCCAGAATTGCCGAGCACATATACTTGGGGAGTGACACGGTAGCCAAGAACCACGAACTCCTCAGGCAGAATGGAATCACTCACGTTCTCAACTGTGTTGGCTTTGTTTGTCCTGAGTATTTCAAAGGTGATTTTGTGTACAAGACACTTTGGTTGCAGGACAGCCCCACTGAGGACATCACAAGTATTCTCTATGATGTGTTTGATTACTTTGAGGATGTTAGAGAGCAAGGTGGGCGTGTCCTTGTCCATTGTTGTCAAGGGGTTTCTCGATCAACGGCTTTGGTGATTGCTTACCTCATGTGGAGGGAAGGGCAGAGCTTTGAAGATGCTTTTCAGTTTGTGAAGACTGCAAGGGCTGTCACAAACCCGAACATGGGTTTTGCTTGTCAACTTTTGCAGTGTCAGAAAAGGGTTCATGCTATGCCTGCAAGTCCAAATTCTGTTCTCAAGATGTATCGTATGGCTCCTCACTCCCCCTATGACCCTCTTCATCTTGTCCCCAAGATGGTTAACCAGCCAGGTTCACAAGCTCTTGATTCTCGTGGGGCATTCATTGTCCATGTTCCTTCTGCTATCTATGTTTGGAATGGGAAACATTGTGACTCTGTGATGTCATGCAATGCAAGGAGTGCAGCCTTTCAGGTGATCCGTTATGAGGGGGCAAAAGGTCCTATTTTGACAATCCACGAAGGTGAAGAACCACCCGGGTTTTGGATTGCTCTTTCTATTGAGCAACGAATATCAGGTGATTCTGAAAAAGAAGTGgtgatcatggaggagccctctgaaggcatgGAGAGTGCTGTTGAACCGGTTGATTCTGGGATGACTACTGGTCCAAGAAAAATTGATGCATATGATTTGGATTTTGAGATTTTCCACAAGGCACTTGCTGGTGGGGTtgttccacctttttccttgtCTGATCCAGGATCAGAAACTTGTCTTCCTGCTAGAGAACAAGGTTGGGCAAGACTGAGGAGGAAGTTTGCTAGTGGATTGCTCACATCCCCCAAATTCATCTGTGATGCTGATTCAACCCCATGCAATGATCATCAACCTAGTGTATCTGAGGAAGCTGCATATGAGCCTTTGTCACCATCATCAATTCCTCCGTGTGGTTCACCGGATTCCTTTGAATGCTATCCAAATAGGGAAAAAGGTAGTCCTGAAGCCATGGACTTCTCTGTTCATGGTGTTGCTTCATCATTGCCACTGTCTCCTACCGGCACATCAAATCCTTTTCCTTGCTTCATAAGCTGCATTCCAAAATTCAATTCCAAGTCACCAACACTCTCACCTTCAAGTTCTGATTACGCCAGTTCATTTACTTTTTCGCCTTCCTCTACCAACTGGTCCGACTTGTCCTTGGTGTCTTCTCGGCAGCCATCACCATCTGGCCTTGAATCGGCTGAACCCTTTTATGTTAAAGACGCGTCTTTCTCAGAAAATTCCACTTTACTTCACAAAGATGTCTCTTCACCCTTGGAAGAATTTTCAGCTAATCACACATTTGGAGGGGCGAACTCCAATTTGCAGTTGAAAGGTTCTTTCCTCTCCATCGCCGAGCGCAGAGGGAATCATCCACCGCCTCTGATGTTGCTACCCTCAGCCAGTGAATCCTCTCATGTCCCCAAGAACAACGTGGTAAGATCACTGTCTTTCTCTTTGCCTGAATTAGATGATAATGTGGTGAAGGATGATGATACTTGCAAACAATCTGACCgtgaaaacaaaggaaaatggCTAATATCAGATGACTATATTATTAGTTCAGGTGTTGAACCGCAGAGTGAGATTAATGACAAAGAGGATCGTGGTACAGAGTTATGTAATAAAATGGCTGAGCTTGACATAGAGGAGAAAGGAAATGGGATGAGTTGA